From Rhopalosiphum padi isolate XX-2018 chromosome 2, ASM2088224v1, whole genome shotgun sequence:
aaattaattaattttttgataaaaatacgtCTAATGTTGATTGGATTTTCGCTTCTTCGGCCAACTTCATAATCATATCTTCATAAGATTTATGTTTCTCGAATACGTCAAAATCGCCTCTTTGCTGAATCCCTCTacgtaaaatgtatgtacatattttctttatttatctaattttcaaATGACCCTATTAACCGGTGTGTGAGTCGAATAGACGAATTTTTTGCTGTGTGTTAGTATATGTGCGAATCGGGACCAACCTTTTTGAGTCTAATAGGCAAATGAGTCAATTAACCGTGAGTCCAATAAGCGGCGaccactgtatatataatattataaattaatatatgttctacagtacatatttgtatattatattatggtatttgtATGCGTAGACAGAACTCGGATTAAACGTCGCCAACGTTCATTTAATCGGTCACAGTTTAGGATCGCATCTCTGTGGTTACGTAGGAAGTGTGCTGCAGACGAACTTTGGCGTCACGGTGGGTCGAATTACTGGTCTAGACCCAGCAGAGCCTCACTTCAGCCAGACCGACCCGATGGTAAGGTTAGATCCTTCGGACGCCATGTACGTGGATATCATACACACCGATTCCAGGCCATTTATCAAAGGAGGCGAATTAGGTACAATGatgtccaatattattatattattatgcaatattctgtaaaataatttttaattattattttatattgttatgtatgtaCGTTTCTTATATCATTGTCGTATTTATTCATTACTTGATGTAGGTCTGGGAATGAGTGCGCCCATAGGACATTTAGATTTTTATCCAAATGGTGGTGAAAATCAACCCGGATGTAATCAGGGTATGATGAAGTACATTAACCGCGAAAACGGTAGTTTCTATCAAGGTATGAGAAGATTCCTGGCCTGCGATCATGTCAGAGCACacgaatattttaatgaatccgTGAACACAATTTGCAACTTTGTAGCAATAGAATGCGATTCTTATGAAGAATTCTTAAATGGAGAATGTTTTTCATGTTTGAGCGATACTGttagtataatatgacatattaatatattatcaataataatattataaaatatatttttatctgattACTCAATATTTTAGAACCCAGATGGTAAAATCTGTGCAGAAATGGGTATGCGATCGTTAGGCCACTGGAAAAAATATGCCCCCACCATCGCCAGTTCCATCGATCCTAATGCATCACCACACATACGTTTATACTCACTCACCAACGGAGACTCACCATTTTGCAGTtagtataaatgttaataaatttacttaagctttttttcatttataatgataggtacataatatacctacgttaaTATACTCTATTTATGTGCTAACCGTACGATCTTCGAATTCTTcgatagataaaataattaccaactacaatatattctatttatcaatttaagaaaaagtactaatttaaaaatttttattaagatatttttcaaatggatatacataaaaaaaacctctTTCTTTAACTTACATTTATCGGCAATTTGTCATGTTTGATCGGGTACATAGTAATCAAAATACAAATAGCTACTTTATACTCTCGATGCAGCATAACTGCTGGTGTTTTAtactacaaatttaaaaatatgtgtaattatttacatttatattttagcgTATTTGTACAAAATAACATTGAATTTGGCAAACTCACAATTGAGCAAAGACCATGGTGGTGAAGTAGGGCATTTTTTGGTGCAGCTCGAAGGAACTGACTCCAAGTCAAAACTTTTGAATGTATTCAAGTGAGtgtattacatacataaatatgcaACGAAGTGTTTTCTAACCAAATtaagtacatttttgtttataatggaTGCATAGATATATACTATTTTCTCActtctataagaaaaaaatcccTAGGTAGAATTTGAGTGTTTGGTGattctttttaaaatcatattgaatataattatgataaccgtgatattttctgattttatttttattattattctatattacatACAGTTATGACAATTGACAATAGtagagatattttaattaataattatgattctaCACTTGAAAACAGAGAACAACATTACAAACCGGGAAGTATACATCGCCGAGTGTTTGGGTCTAGCAATGTGGGTACTATCAAATCGGTACTGTTGGTTTGGAACCACTCGACCACGATGAACATACTAACCTGGAGATTTGAAGCGCCGGTAATCTATGTTGAATCGCTGACTATCGAGACGTTCAATGTGGGCCAAAAGTATGTTAACTCTAcaaccaatataattattattattattattataaccgagtataaacactataaatccTTAtcggaatttttaaaaattagcaaggtttgtttttgaaatttaaataaacataatgatgtttcacaaaataattagtatacaatgtcGCATTTCATTTTCGTACAAacacatatataggtattacagtGAAATCGCCTTTATCGGACACCTCCCAgtaacagtaatttttttaagaatgggAAAAATTTCACTATTTTTCAATTGAAACCCCTccgaaaaattattaatcttaaattaaaaataatgacaaaatgACGACAGAAAATCGCGCTCACACTAGTGACTAgtagtatatataaaactataactaCGACAACGAACTCGTTCAAAAAACCGATTTTTTTTACAccaaattttattgtatttatttatgtatgtattcctttttttatatttattttaatataaatatgtatggttaaaatattaaaattattatgtcataaaagcattaaataatattattattataatttactttaacctagcgcatatttttttcttttacacgTTTAtcctttatacatttaaaaaatgtaccacATTTACAACAGCAAACAGTTCCGAATAACTGACGAAATTTCAATAACCGAGAGTTCCCGCTATTCAGGTTTCactttagtatttaaaaaaattgctgttttttacatttttgaacagattatttatcattagaatattatattctaacaaATATATCAAAGAATCGCATTTCGCTGacctatatttgtataaattgtacatttgtacatatGAAATAAACTGATAACTttttgactataatatacaattgatgataatatattgatgttaTTAAACAGTGTATCAACCGTATTTTTTActgtcaataatttttaatttaagctaataattttgaaaaatgactcttatatgtatatactctattttaatttaacaatatgtaggtatataaaaatatatttgacagACGAGtatatgtagaatgtagatgCAAAAACAATAGAtgaatatctatgtatattacaatatatacaactataataacacggataatttataaaaaatatcattatgtggacataataatattatgccaaggttattaatattttcatttttattttttcagaataaAATTATGTCCACCGAAATTAATAGCTTTGGAAGCCGGCCTATCGTTTAGAATGATTCCGTGTTAACAACGCGTGAAAAACAaagatatacacatttttaagatCGTTTCtcgtattcatattttaaatttggctAGGTTAACGacgattttattaatgtataatatgagctACAGTATAATATCGTGAAACAAtacttatttacctatttatttttattcaaacgtgattatatttttaatgtttcacTTGTGAAATGTATaccaatatgttatatatatttatttaagtttaaaatattctcaTTTTTACATATAACTGTACAACAAAGTTAATTCctgataaactatttattacttcgattttattcaatattattttttttacaaatttaggatattatgtcttatgtataatatcattatgaatgtatattattgtttattttatatcattatttattgttataacttttataaataaactttttaactgGACTTTGGAGTGATAATACTTGTTGTGAATGGTGAGTTAAAcggtatttttaaacaaatcgaTTGTGTAGTTTACTTCTAGCAGCTAACGTGTAATGAATTCTAGAAAACATTTCAACAATGGCTaacaaaacaacaacaaaaaagttattgaatatatttaaataaatcctgTGAATCATTACAACACACATAGTGTGCCACCATAAGTTTACGTGTGTGAATAATTTGACATTTCTTCAGAGATGCTTGTTTGGACACGTGAATACgtgatgataaaaaatatatttacattttactctAATGAGTAATGAATAAATTACCAACGGGCAACGGATATATAATGATGAAAGCTTGgaccaatataaattataaacatatgttaTTGAATTGTTCtgtgtataggtactaataCAAGATAATGGTTAACTTAAATATACAGTGAAAGGAAACCAGACGAATATGTTATTACcagtttatgaataatttacttGGTTAAAAAGATGAAATCGGAAAAAAACGTGAAATGTCTATAGACGCTTGaagtaaaatttcatattttgattttttccaaAACAAATCTTTAGCCTGcggttcttaatatttttaagaccaCGACCCAAATTTTCTACTGAAAATCAATCGCAAACCACATGATCTAACCTTTACATGATCAAAAAGTAGTtctaaaaatcagtttttattaagatttatattacttatttgacttattactttttactttataatttgtattttataatgtatttttattattaatgaggtAAAGTGTGTAATTTTTTCCTATTATGATTGATAAAAGCACTGACGTCGACGTTCttctaagttatttttaaacgcAAGGAGTTCTATAACTGTAGCTTGTTTCGATATTCATTTTTGATGTTCACAATCGCCGAAAATCCAACTTCACACATATGAAGACGAGAATGGTAGTAGTACTTACTTTTATAGCTTAATGGATTCAGCTAAATGCTAAAAAAACTGGAAATGTTTGTTGAGTTTATAACCAAAACTGAATCAAATTTTTACGActaaatttgagttttaaacaTGAATCTTCTGACGACTCCTTATATTcctagtaaatataaatttagttcgTTAAGTTTCGAAATTATATtgactaaatactaaaatacttgtGCTTCAGAACCAATTATTCGTTGTGCAACGATTTAACCAAATCAGTTTTTACTTTTAGAaacaatgcaatttttttaCGGTGTTCTAAAAGTCGTGATGTTAATAATTTTCCTCCTAAGAAACGTACTTCAGTGTGAAAAAGAAGTAATTTGTAAGAACTTCCCATTCTCTTAACATAACTTTTCAAACAAGCGTGATTGCAATGGCATTGTCTTAATGAAGTTGACAATTTTTACAGTAGTGTTCAAAACGTTTTTCAAGTtatccattataatatgttatttttattctaaaatttccCTGTGAATTTTTTAGTGAGCTCATGATGTATTTTCAGACCAACTTCAAGTATTCGAATCA
This genomic window contains:
- the LOC132920923 gene encoding pancreatic triacylglycerol lipase-like, with product MFNNTSNLLLQTMLYLAQTDNITFPLNYTADANNVVLEGDNVEVKCYGEYGCFSVAGPWHDDSSRPVNQFPERPEKIAPRYCLYTRNNRNVCQYLNHKDRNSVIMSNVIPTLPTYFITHGFLEGGDRPWLKEIARQILRRYDANVIIIDWEQGSGSPYTQAVANIRMVGRVTAHLINVIRTELGLNVANVHLIGHSLGSHLCGYVGSVLQTNFGVTVGRITGLDPAEPHFSQTDPMVRLDPSDAMYVDIIHTDSRPFIKGGELGLGMSAPIGHLDFYPNGGENQPGCNQGMMKYINRENGSFYQGMRRFLACDHVRAHEYFNESVNTICNFVAIECDSYEEFLNGECFSCLSDTNPDGKICAEMGMRSLGHWKKYAPTIASSIDPNASPHIRLYSLTNGDSPFCTYLYKITLNLANSQLSKDHGGEVGHFLVQLEGTDSKSKLLNVFKEQHYKPGSIHRRVFGSSNVGTIKSVLLVWNHSTTMNILTWRFEAPVIYVESLTIETFNVGQKIKLCPPKLIALEAGLSFRMIPC